The following coding sequences lie in one Maylandia zebra isolate NMK-2024a linkage group LG14, Mzebra_GT3a, whole genome shotgun sequence genomic window:
- the cep295 gene encoding centrosomal protein 295 isoform X4: MLILTAGPPDMMTDLAEKWSGQAERVREQHRYIAQQIRQDVEQRRQYELQQLERELRKEWEQQQREKLQRLQRLYQESLQLLGQGHRNAKENEPDLAAIAQREEENHVKAEERYREALKELKSQRLKDHEKQNQVVNARKKALLAEKERSAKVASLPLPLPNPVQQNISPKKPRFVRRSDVSAFATTHYHMAKSTVDREVDINQPNAHEEAELHAKRQQDLETEEMRRREEQLEKARLRGRQALRKEQLMQDHERLLVELEHMQQTDLLRRRQQVSQMPPQIFQPLYKRQEMREDFQREMEFAFEDMYTGERRVKGDLVVQLAPEPLPAHSTTSQDQELDVTVDEITTPETENAQHDTEQEPGSTEQETSAEVVSQKPAPQRALKRLLDRIRSQRNQWIDHSSRSSAADSPTIIRDQIPERDMTIETGSLISGGKDEWTPTEPQEADRSPPASEKTPLPSSASDTQFPAALANRIQEFEEERKKREAELEREKQQQMFLLQELEDQKAKLEQMLLEAQQEKERLKAAVTQEETINQPEVPVHDHDVISITPNLANEVVPPADKDDHSKRIREYQQRLLEQNRIHQRVKVARQRLEEYQQALQIRYNMTATSLLPPVVPPGLAHPPPNSTQCVRHPGRLQAAPAPLHAPWGPLQAPLHPPLNTSHAPLHPPLQTPQAPLQAPPQAPLHPPLNTSHAPLHPPLQTPQAPPQAPPQAPPQAPPQAPPQAPPQAHAVPVYNHELPQTSEDVSTEESDTLTSPPILSGFSLSSKPLPDDVESDSDSLRYQRLNDTSWLTDSIMEKVTEHLPERMRPLSVTKEKLPCKRFTEHHSSSIPVQPSSEPFKVMKSTIAEVTAPLSGYALAEAEASRSTGSLSVGEDNMERQRQELQEAQRRVLEQREALMLQQRQQEEERRRQDLEMVQMRRQKETLQALINTDAQPVSRPDGETAVSENINQNRLQLLASLLKAIEESNGGTLSHLEDPQDRDSSSEQHPSNSSQTVQSDAAAGPGLTSVLHSGHLHPPRAAKPPVTRLRLGFLEMMTEQHELSAIQEVETPVDASQLAAVGPDNGVTVPSHIERWDQQEEYDSSMASDRTLQTTSEFSSGQKISERLSSSGTSSGRSSLWRERLLLTEAGASPESSISDSVPRKKSPLSSDSGRGADFSGPAVMSYRSPTESPNRPPGSDSFSSTTISTGSYITTDPEQNVNTGEEQPDKSVLHKRTDQQEGGADLQHVSCLSGESFCVKENSATGPPGLSVDSMFSDSSIQQIIDKYTRELDLSLSSAGKTDSEGSHMEEHSASVSQQSLFRVLERRGEDESSARRQSLLSDAAGTETRGLEVHNQVNPKVGEFSAGASLLVDDHEQDSFRPLIGQLADRSSCLVTEQRDSALEQLVGHPSAHSSMLGHSPGQLFSPSVGQDGWDSTLSRMIGRLSHQSSSHWLSGGRDLYAGHMMGRMETQQSTSWLDEAPDESQMRPLVGELDESAEQHSGSSGKRNRVTLGVSADIRVPSYPALPPEASSHSASVPAMSPHPQDPTTQNQTSSTDMDSGRAEEFAGSDSFHPLLAEVTQNETADLSITFHQPEHSVHNFPDVHPATRECSVTTPVEVISHSDLSSVESEPSPERLRTEEPNRSPAVSSTLHESFSQLITTQCHPQESVLIVSPTVRADVELTAEILSNLSMCDETPALGVSRVEERLGGADSISAEEIKCGHGPNLRNVSPVSDKILEAAKEKGILEQSEITLVSLTDSTLQDQESTSSEEEGAWVIKNPDGRGEEGQKGQEMEGAESTLIPEETPEYDSQTHPVTVLEFQWGPCRDQPDVNQQKLAALLQRSNHRVKEIKAKVALAKTQRELQVLPEGSEQAKANTCQPVTCNTKTKPEPLHKASTKSKGEQAPQQMEESGFIKQQKPPQLLPPVSDSEQKKLDDMKICTLEQRRRNLSKMHQRTQRLYEQLEEVKHRKASKSRQEDYAKNRLKAKEFHKKTLQKLRAKQTQQ, encoded by the exons GTGCGGGAGCAGCACCGGTACATTGCACAGCAGATCCGCCAAGATGTTGAGCAGAGGCGACAGTATGAGCTGCAACAACTTGAGCGGGAGCTGAGGAAGGAGTGGGAGCAACAGCAGAGGGAAAAGCTCCAGAGGCTGCAGAGGTTATACCAGGAGAGTCTCCAGCTGCTCGGCCAGGGGCACAGGAATGCAAAAGAAAAC GAACCCGACTTGGCAGCCATAGCtcagagggaggaggagaatCACGTCAAAGCAGAGGAGCGTTATCGAGAAGCGCTGAAGGAGCTCAAATCACAGAGGCTTAAAGACCATGAGAAGCAAAACCA AGTTGTCAATGCCAGGAAGAAGGCATTACTGGCAGAAAAGGAAAGATCAGCAAAGGTGGCTAGCCTTCCACTGCCTCTCCCAAACCCTGTTCAG CAGAACATCAGTCCCAAAAAGCCACGTTTCGTAAGGAGATCGGATGTGAGTGCTTTCGCTACCACACATTACCACATGGCCAAGAGTACAGTGGACAGAGAGGTGGACATAAACCAG CCAAATGCCCACGAGGAAGCTGAGCTACATGCGAAAAGACAGCAGGACTTGGAGACAGAGGAAATGAGGAGGAGAGAAGAGCAGCTGGAGAAGGCTCGTCTCAGAGGGAGGCAGGCTCTGAGGAAGGAACAGCTCATGCAG GATCATGAGCGTTTGTTGGTTGAACTGGAACACATGCAGCAGACAGATCTGCtcaggaggaggcagcaggtgTCGCAGATGCCTCCTCAGATCTTCCAGCCTCTCTATAAGAGACAGGAAATGAGAGAAGACTTCCAGAGGGAGATGGAGTTCGCCTTTGAGGACATGTACACTGGAGAGAGGA GGGTTAAAGGTGACCTGGTGGTCCAGCTGGCACCTGAGCCTCTTCCAGCCCACTCCACAACCAGCCAAGATCAAGAGCTGGATGTCACAGTGGATGAAATCACAACAcctgaaacagaaaatgcacaacatgacACAGAGCAGGAACCTGGAAGCACTGAGCAGGAAACATCAGCTGAAG tGGTTTCCCAGAAACCTGCTCCTCAACGGGCATTGAAGAGGCTCCTGGATCGTATCAGGAGCCAAAGGAACCAGTGGATTGACCACAGCAGTCGCAGCTCTGCTGCTGATTCCCCAACGATCATCCGAGATCAGATCCCAGAGCGTGACATGACGATTGAAACAGGCTCTCTGATCAGCGGAGGAAAAGACGAATGGACCCCCACCGAGCCCCAGGAGGCTGACCGGTCTCCACCAG CATCAGAGAAAACGCCGCTGCCATCATCAGCTTCAGATACTCAGTTTCCTGCTGCTCTGGCCAATAGAATCCAAGAGTTTGAAGAAGAGCGAAAGAAACGG GAAGCGGAGCTTGAAAgggagaagcagcagcagatgttTTTGCTGCAGGAGCTGGAAGACCAGAAGGCCAAGTTGGAGCAGATGCTGCTTGAAGCTCAGCAGGAGAAAGAACGACTGAAGGCTGCCGTGACCCAGGAAGAAACCATTAACCAACCAGAAGTGCCAGTCCATGACCACGATGTCATCTCTATCACCCCTAATTTAGCCAATGAGGTAG TTCCTCCTGCAGATAAGGACGACCATAGCAAAAGGATCAGAGAATACCAGCAGCGGTTGTTAGAGCAAAACAG aaTCCACCAAAGAGTGAAAGTGGCTCGCCAGCGCCTGGAGGAATACCAACAAGCTCTACAGATTCGTTACAACATGACTGCCACTTCATTACTACCTCCTGTTGTGCCTCCAGGCCTTGCTCATCCACCTCCAAACAGTACACAGTGTGTTCGTCATCCAGGTCGTCTGCAAGCTGCGCCGGCTCCTCTCCACGCTCCCTGGGGCCCTTTGCAGGCTCCTCTCCATCCCCCGCTGAATACTTCCCATGCTCCTCTCCACCCCCCTCTGCAGACTCCCCAGGCTCCTCTCCAGGCTCCTCCCCAGGCTCCTCTCCATCCCCCGCTGAATACTTCCCATGCTCCTCTCCACCCCCCTCTGCAGACTCCCCAGGCTCCTCCCCAGGCTCCTCCCCAGGCTCCTCCCCAGGCTCCTCCCCAGGCTCCTCCCCAGGCTCCTCCCCAGGCTCATGCAGTGCCTGTGTATAATCATGAATTGCCACAAACCTCTGAGGATGTTTCCACAGAAGAATCTGACACATTAACGTCCCCTCCGATCCTATCTGGTTTTAGTCTGTCTTCCAAACCGCTGCCAGATGATGTTGAATCTGACTCAGACAGTCTGAGATACCAGAGACTAAATGACACGTCTTGGCTGACTGACAGCATAATGGAGAAAGTAACAGAGCACCTTCCAGAGAGAATGAGACCGCTGTCAGTCACCAAAGAGAAGCTGCCTTGTAAACGATTCACAGAACATCACTCTAGCAGCATCCCAGTGCAGCCATCCTCTGAACCCTTCAAAGTCATGAAATCGACCATCGCAGAGGTTACAGCTCCACTTTCAGGTTATGCTCTGGCTGAGGCAGAGGCCTCTCGGAGCACTGGATCCCTGAGCGTTGGAGAGGACAACATGGAGAGACAAAGACAAGAGTTGCAGGAGGCCCAGAGGCGAGTACTAGAGCAGAGGGAGGCACTGATGCTGCAGCAAAGGcaacaggaagaggagaggCGGAGACAGGACTTGGAGATGGTGCAGATGAGGAGACAAAAGGAGACATTGCAGGCTCTGATTAATACCGATGCACAA CCAGTTTCTCGGCCTGATGGTGAAACTGCGGTTTCGGAGAACATTAATCAGAATCGCCTCCAGTTACTTGCATCCCTGCTCAAGGCCATAGAGGAGTCTAATGGAGGAACTTTATCACACCTAGAGGACCCTCAAGATCGCGACAGCTCCTCTGAACAACATCCATCCAACAGCAGTCAAACAG TTCAGAGTGATGCTGCTGCCGGACCTGGCCTGACATCAGTCCTCCACTCAGGACACCTCCACCCTCCACGAGCAGCAAAGCCCCCTGTGACACGCCTCAGGCTGGGCTTCTTGGAGATGATGACTGAACAGCACGAGCTCAGTGCTATTCAAGAGGTGGAGACTCCGGTCGATGCCAGCCAACTCGCag ctGTAGGCCCAGACAATGGTGTGACAGTTCCTTCACACATTGAACGCTGGGATCAGCAGGAGGAGTACGACTCCTCTATGGCTTCTGACAGGACTCTGCAGACAACCTCGGAGTTCAGCAGTGGACAGAAGATCTCTGAAAGATTATCCAGCTCAGGGACAAGTTCAGGGAGATCCAGCCTCTGGAGAGAGAGACTGCTACTGACAGAGGCAGGAGCATCTCCAGAATCCTCCATCTCTG ATTCAGTCCCAAGAAAAAAGTCCCCCCTTTCCTCAGACTCTGGGAGAGGAGCAGATTTCTCTGGTCCTGCAGTGATGAGCTACAGATCCCCCACAGAG TCTCCAAACAGGCCTCCTGGGTCTGACAGCTTCTCTTCTACTACCATCTCCACCGGAAGCTACATAACTACTGACCCAGAGCAGAATGTAAACACCGGTGAGGAACAGCCAG atAAATCTGTCCTCCATAAACGCACTGATCAACAAGAAGGTGGAGCAGATTTACAACACGTCTCCTGTCTGTCTGGTGAGAGCTTCTGTGTTAAGGAAAACTCAGCGACTGGCCCTCCTGGTCTGTCTGTGGACTCGATGTTCAGTGACAGCAGTATCCAACAAATTATAGACAAATATACACGGGAACTTGACCTCTCCCTCAGctctgctgggaaaacag ACAGTGAAGGCTCACATATGGAAGAACACAGCGCTTCGGTCTCTCAGCAGTCTTTGTTTCGAGTCTTGGAGAGAAGAGGGGAGGATGAAAGCTCTGCACGACGCCAGTCTCTTCTCTCAGACGCAGCAGGAACGGAGACGAGAGGCCTG GAAGTGCACAATCAAGTGAATCCCAAAGTGGGCGAGTTCTCTGCTGGAGCCTCATTACTGGTTGACGATCATGAGCAGGATTCTTTCCGGCCTCTGATTGGTCAGCTGGCAGACCGGTCATCCTGCCTCGTTACCGAGCAGAGGGATTCGGCCCTGGAGCAGCTTGTTGGTCATCCGTCAGCTCACTCATCAATGCTTGGTCACTCTCCGGGCCAGCTGTTCTCCCCAAGTGTGGGTCAAGATGGATGGGATTCCACACTGAGTCGGATGATTGGTCGGCTCTCCCATCAGTCCAGCTCTCACTGGTTGAGCGGCGGGCGAGACCTTTATGCAGGTCATATGATGGGTCGGATGGAGACGCAGCAGTCGACCTCATGGTTAGATGAAGCTCCCGATGAGAGCCAGATGAGACCCCTGGTAGGAGAGCTGGACGAGTCTGCAGAACAGCACAGTGGAAGCTCAG GTAAAAGAAATCGTGTGACTCTTGGTGTCTCAGCTGACATCCGGGTCCCATCATATCCAGCGCTGCCTCCCGAGGCCTCATCACACAGTGCCTCTGTCCCAGCTATGAGCCCACATCCACAGGATCCGACAACACAGAATCAAACCAGTTCAACAGACATGGACTCAGGCAGAGCTGAAG AGTTTGCAGGTTCAGATTCATTCCACCCCCTTTTGGCAGAGGTCACCCAAAACGAAACAGCAGACCTCTCCATCACCTTTCACCAGCCTGAGCACAGCGTGCACAATTTTCCTGACGTGCATCCAGCCACCAGGGAATGCAGTGTTACCACACCTGTAGAGGTCATTTCGCACTCTGATCTTTCTTCTGTGGAGTCCGAGCCATCACCAGAGCGTCTTCGAACGGAGGAGCCAAACCGCAGCCCCGCAGTTTCCTCCACCTTACATGAATCCTTCTCCCAGCTCATTACCACCCAATGCCATCCCCAGGAGTCTGTTCTGATAGTATCTCCCACCGTGAGGGCAGATGTTGAGCTAACAGCTGAGATTCTGTCAAATTTATCCATGTGTGATGAGACACCTGCTTTGGGTGTGTCACGGGTAGAGGAAAGGCTTGGAGGCGCGGATTCAATCAGTGCCGAAGAGATCAAGTGTGGTCACGGTCCaaatctgaggaatgtttctcCTGTCTCTGATAAGATACTG GAAGCAGCCAAAGAGAAGGGGATCCTGGAGCAGTCTGAGATCACACTGGTGAGCCTGACAGACTCTACACTGCAGGACCAGGAGTCCACCAgctcagaggaagagggagCTTGGGTAATCAAGAATCCAGATGGAAGGGGTGAGGAAGGGCAGAAAGGCCAAGAGATGGAG GGTGCAGAATCTACGTTGATACCTGAGGAGACTCCAGAGTACGACAGCCAAACACATCCAG TGACAGTCCTAGAGTTTCAGTGGGGTCCGTGCAGAGACCAGCCAGATGTCAACCAGCAGAAACTTGCAGCTCTGCTTCAGAGATCCAACCACAGGGTGAAGGAAATCAAGGCCAAAGTTGCTCTTGCTAAAACTCAACGTGAGCTCCAAGTGCTACCAGAAGGAAGTGAGCAAGCTAAAGCGAACACATGTCAACCAGTGACCTGTAACACAAAAACTAAACCAGAACCTCTACACAAGGCCAGTACAAAGTCAAAGGGAGAACAGGCCCCACAACAGATGGAGGAATCTGGTTTCATCAAGCAGCAGAAACCCCcccagcttcttccaccag TGAGTGATTCCGAACAGAAGAAGCTGGATGACATGAAGATCTGCACGCTGGAGCAAAGGAGACGTAATCTTTCCAAGATGCACCAGAGAACTCAAAG GCTGTATgagcagctggaggaggtgaAGCATCGGAAAGCCTCGAAGAGTCGACAGGAAGATTATGcaaaaaacagactgaaagctAAGGAGTTCCACAAG AAAACCTTACAGAAGCTTCGTGCCAAGCAGACCCAACAGTGA